From Armigeres subalbatus isolate Guangzhou_Male unplaced genomic scaffold, GZ_Asu_2 Contig597, whole genome shotgun sequence, a single genomic window includes:
- the LOC134204461 gene encoding uncharacterized protein LOC134204461, which yields MSSGNVAGAGMRSNNKSESPGEGASCGVCRRIDLDCTNGRMVQCDECDVWFHYDCVNVNDSIRDYEWSCNGCVRTSLDKQRRALSDQMGLLEQQQKQWQQEQQKHLEQSEEQRKKLEQWQKQQELQQREQEQLNQLQMGKLQLQQQKLQLEAGTSGLKVAQQSNSGPRQTHRVQIVEKVVPEAPAADGAWNIDPLRKAVANNGETSGKSNKASSKSSKRSAKLRELQAKALEARQALEKKQLEERLALEREMLEDSDSEAETDVSLEKINEWLEKTENAGKEAGNAMDETPLPVYDELLRKTVVPSGLVPMVSANFQQSTGYSASIQPQLQSCAVQQLGGSYAPGARYMQRLRPAGSIPAFLPSYQPPVCGYPAVISNSPSMPVYTVASQQPIRMSVYPTANYQHQFTQNLPFSGAMPENVDQPQITTSTPRQNLATLRQQYQPPLNSNPMPLNSGHLAARQTVKDLPKFGGDPEDWPRFIAAYERTSRMCGFRNDELLDRLERSLHDKALNAVKSLLLHPDNVPVIMSRLKTLFGNPESIVETMVRRIRMMPPPKAEKMETIVDFGVAVQNLCATIQVCQLDERLYNVALLQELEDSLPSALKMKWAFHRMEIGAATLLHFNDWLGEMVVALSQVIRPAVWTKPQKPETKIEKKVRKDEVYVHAHSVHQQEKVDRKKCLACGNMCDSLEKCSSFLKMSPNARWALVNEKKLCRKCLKKHFKTCEMKVPCNQGGCIFLHHRLLHDDSKHNKPSPSAPAQNASVNAHHSSLPNVLLKYVRVTLHGKGRSITTYAFLDAGSTTTLVEHSLWKELNLNGEKSPLCISWTGGQGRYEQDSVIFSADISSASKSGQRFHLPEVHTVRSLDLPEQSMSATELAKHFEYLTDLPIDSYVVAKPRILLGVDSSRLEYPLDSREGSENQPTAVLTRLGWVVYGPCSFLPGQKDAKNDVSYSYHICQCEGLHSAVKSYFSLDSLGVQLNGTPLMSKDDERAMKLLQENTVLHNKRYETCLLWRYDDVRLPSSKSMALKRQNCLSKRMAREPVLAKALQEKILDYQAKGYIRKLSAQEEATYSGRSWYLPIFPVVNPNKPNKLRIVWDAAAKVGNLSLNSFLLKGPDQVTPLQQVLQRFREYRTAVSGDIREMFHQVRINPTDQHCQRFLWDDGVLGGGPSTYVMEVMTFGASCSPSSAQYVKNLNAARFKDQYPEAVAAICKGTYVDDMLDSVESEAEAVKLVRDICYIHAEGGFEIRGWLSNSKKVLDSMGEQRTTQKYLNMDGDLATEKVLGMWWDTIGDTFTFKIPKRCQQKLLSGEQVPTKREVLRVLMSVYDPLGFLAHVLMYLKVLLQEIWRSKINWDEQIGDQLLEKWRIWLNVLLEVETVCIPRCYRKMTSSSIVTNEVQLHVFVDASEKGYAAVAYLRFEEDRSVECAFVMAKTRVAPLKYVSIPRLELQGAVIGTRLAKSIGETHRVPVQKRFFWTDSRDVLCWIRADHRRYSKFVAARVGEILEDTELSEWLWVPTKTNVADEGTKWQKIPDLSPSSRWFRGPEFMWQQKSAWPVQPSVHGETTTEMIATINVHTIREPILNFTNYSNWRRLLRIIAYVLRFMRNLRARLQQRTRFTGILQQTELIEAERYIYRQVQLDAYSEEVALLRKSKESGGKKTATIPRSSSLYKLSPYLDDHGVLRMQGRAAGCQFVDHDAVHTIILPREHPITSLIIRFTHERYHHLNHETIVNELRQIYRIPKLRSLCNKVRRLCQYCKNIRAQPQPPAMADLPLARLAAYSRPFSYAGIDYFGPIQVVVGRRIEKRWGVLITCLVVRAIHIEIAHSLTTSSCIMALRNFMCRRGTPLELFSDRGTNFIGANRELTEALQSLDQDQLMQELITTHTKWTFLPPSSPHMGGSWERLVQSVKKNPKTYAAPENTNRRSPSKQPSRGGKCYKLAPPHLRSH from the coding sequence ATGTCAAGCGGAAACGTAGCGGGTGCGGGAATGCGTTCCAATAACAAAAGTGAATCTCCTGGTGAGGGGGCGAGTTGCGGAGTGTGCCGTCGGATCGACTTAGACTGTACTAATGGTCGGATGGTACAATGCGATGAGTGTGATGTGTGGTTCCATTACGATTGTGTGAATGTGAACGACAGTATTCGGGATTATGAATGGAGCTGTAACGGATGCGTGAGGACATCGCTGGATAAGCAACGGCGTGCCTTGAGTGACCAGATGGGACTTCTTGAGCAGCAGCAAAAGCAGTGGCAACAGGAGCAACAAAAACACCTAGAGCAGTCTGAGGAACAGCGTAAGAAGCTTGAGCAGTGGCAGAAACAACAAGAGCTGCAGCAGCGAGAGCAGGAGCAGTTAAATCAGTTGCAGATGGGTAAGTTGCAGTTGCAGCAGCAGAAGTTGCAGTTGGAAGCGGGTACATCTGGACTCAAAGTGGCCCAGCAATCGAACAGTGGTCCGAGGCAGACACATCGGGTTCAGATAGTGGAGAAGGTTGTTCCGGAGGCGCCAGCAGCAGATGGAGCGTGGAATATCGACCCGTTGCGAAAGGCAGTCGCCAATAATGGGGAGACCTCTGGTAAAAGCAACAAAGCATCATCGAAGTCATCAAAGCGTTCTGCAAAACTTCGAGAACTACAAGCGAAGGCTCTGGAAGCAAGGCAGGCGTTGGAGAAAAAACAACTGGAAGAGCGACTAGCGCTGGAGCGTGAAATGTTGGAAGATAGTGACTCTGAGGCGGAAACGGACGTAAGTCTCGAGAAGATCAACGAATGGCTGGAGAAAACGGAGAATGCAGGCAAAGAAGCAGGGAACGCGATGGACGAAACACCCCTACCGGTTTACGACGAGCTTCTGCGAAAAACGGTTGTGCCGTCCGGTTTAGTTCCAATGGTGTCagcaaattttcaacaatctaCCGGATATTCTGCTTCGATTCAGCCTCAGCTTCAGTCATGTGCCGTACAGCAACTTGGCGGGAGTTATGCTCCTGGGGCCAGGTATATGCAGCGTTTGCGACCCGCCGGGAGCATCCCGGCATTTCTGCCGAGCTACCAACCACCAGTTTGTGGATATCCAGCCGTAATATCCAATTCGCCATCGATGCCGGTATACACCGTAGCGTCTCAGCAGCCGATCAGGATGTCAGTGTATCCGACGGCGAATTACCAGCATCAGTTCACCCAGAATCTCCCATTTTCCGGGGCTATGCCTGAGAACGTCGACCAACCACAGATAACGACGTCAACTCCACGACAGAATTTGGCCACATTACGGCAGCAATATCAGCCACCACTGAATAGCAACCCTATGCCGCTGAATAGTGGCCATTTAGCTGCAAGACAGACGGTAAAAGATCTTCCGAAGTTCGGTGGGGATCCTGAGGACTGGCCACGTTTCATTGCAGCATACGAGCGAACTTCTAGAATGTGTGGTTTTAGGAACGATGAGCTGCTCGATCGTCTCGAGAGAAGTCTACATGACAAGGCATTGAACGCCGTTAAAAGCCTTCTTCTACACCCCGACAACGTTCCAGTGATCATGAGCCGATTGAAAACTCTCTTTGGTAATCCAGAATCCATCGTGGAGACTATGGTCCGGAGAATTCGGATGATGCCGCCACCGAAGGCGGAGAAGATGGAAACCATTGTTGACTTCGGCGTCGCAGTTCAGAACCTTTGCGCGACTATACAAGTGTGTCAGTTGGACGAACGATTGTACAACGTGGCATTGCTACAGGAGCTTGAGGATAGCCTGCCATCGGCATTGAAAATGAAGTGGGCATTCCATCGAATGGAGATTGGAGCTGCTACGTTATTGCATTTCAACGATTGGCTGGGGGAGATGGTTGTGGCATTAAGTCAGGTGATTAGACCTGCTGTATGGACCAAACcgcagaaaccagaaaccaagATAGAGAAGAAAGTCCGGAAGGATGAGGTCTACGTCCATGCGCATTCCGTCCATCAGCAGGAAAAAGTCGATCGTAAAAAGTGTCTGGCATGCGGCAATATGTGTGATAGCCTTGAAAAGTGCAGCAGTTTCCTGAAAATGTCGCCGAATGCTCGATGGGCGTTAGTGAACGAGAAGAAACTCTGTCGAAAGTGTTTGAAGAAGCACTTCAAAACATGTGAGATGAAAGTTCCATGCAATCAGGGAGGATGCATCTTTCTACACCACCGGTTGCTGCACGACGACAGCAAACACAACAAGCCGTCACCAAGCGCTCCAGCACAGAACGCGTCTGTAAATGCGCATCACAGCTCGTTGCCAAATGTGCTGCTGAAGTACGTGCGTGTCACGCTGCACGGCAAAGGAAGATCGATTACTACATACGCCTTCCTGGATGCAGGATCGACAACAACACTGGTGGAACACAGTTTGTGGAAGGAACTCAATCTCAACGGCGAGAAGTCTCCGCTGTGCATTTCGTGGACAGGAGGGCAAGGAAGATATGAGCAAGATTCGGTTATATTCTCAGCGGACATTTCCAGTGCTTCAAAATCAGGACAGCGCTTCCACCTTCCGGAGGTGCATACCGTACGTAGCCTAGATCTTCCTGAACAGTCAATGTCAGCGACCGAGCTAGCGAAGCATTTCGAGTATTTAACAGATCTACCAATTGACTCTTATGTTGTAGCAAAACCCCGAATTCTGTTGGGAGTTGACAGCTCCAGATTGGAGTATCCACTCGATTCCAGGGAAGGAAGTGAGAACCAGCCGACGGCTGTACTAACTCGGCTAGGCTGGGTGGTCTACGGTCCGTGCTCCTTTCTGCCAGGACAAAAGGATGCGAAAAACGATGTTTCGTATAGCTACCACATCTGCCAATGCGAAGGACTGCATTCAGCAGTCAAGAGTTATTTCTCCCTCGATAGTCTCGGAGTACAACTCAATGGAACACCGTTGATGTCGAAAGACGACGAACGAGCGATGAAACTGTTACAAGAAAACACGGTTTTGCATAATAAACGATACGAGACCTGTCTGCTATGGCGATACGATGATGTTCGACTACCGTCGAGCAAATCCATGGCCCTGAAAAGGCAAAACTGCTTGAGCAAGCGCATGGCTAGGGAACCAGTGCTGGCCAAGGCTCTTCAGGAAAAAATCTTAGACTACCAAGCGAAAGGATATATTCGCAAACTTTCAGCGCAGGAGGAAGCCACGTACTCTGGACGTTCGTGGTATCTGCCGATCTTTCCCGTGGTGAATCCCAATAAACCGAATAAACTTCGAATCGTCTGGGATGCTGCCGCTAAAGTGGGAAACCTTTCTCTCAATTCGTTTCTGCTAAAGGGACCAGATCAGGTTACACCGCTTCAGCAAGTTCTCCAAAGGTTTCGTGAATACCGCACAGCGGTCTCAGGAGATATCCGTGAAATGTTTCACCAGGTTCGGATCAATCCTACCGATCAGCATTGTCAACGATTCCTGTGGGATGATGGCGTCCTCGGAGGAGGTCCTTCGACTTACGTGATGGAGGTGATGACGTTCGGTGCAAGCTGCTCTCCAAGTAGTGCACAGTACGTCAAGAACCTGAACGCAGCTCGGTTCAAAGACCAGTATCCAGAAGCAGTGGCGGCGATATGCAAAGGAACGTACGTGGACGATATGCTCGACAGTGTCGAATCCGAAGCAGAAGCCGTGAAACTCGTGCGGGATATTTGTTATATACACGCAGAGGGTGGATTCGAGATCCGAGGATGGCTGTCGAACTCCAAAAAGGTTCTTGATTCTATGGGCGAGCAGAGGACCACACAAAAGTATCTGAACATGGATGGAGACTTGGCGACCGAAAAGGTCCTTGGAATGTGGTGGGACACTATCGGTGACACATTTACTTTCAAGATTCCAAAACGGTGCCAACAGAAGCTGTTATCCGGAGAGCAAGTCCCCACGAAGCGGGAAGTTCTACGGGTTTTAATGTCAGTCTACGACCCGCTCGGCTTCCTGGCGCATGTACTAATGTACTTAAAGGTTCTGCTACAAGAAATTTggcgttcaaaaattaattgGGATGAACAGATAGGCGATCAGCTACTGGAGAAATGGAGAATTTGGCTTAACGTACTGCTTGAAGTTGAGACAGTTTGCATTCCTCGATGCTACCGTAAGATGACCTCATCGTCAATCGTGACTAACGAAGTTCAGCTGCATGTCTTTGTTGATGCCAGCGAGAAAGGTTACGCAGCAGTCGCCTATCTCCGTTTCGAAGAAGACCGTTCTGTGGAGTGTGCATTCGTTATGGCTAAAACCCGAGTCGCACCACTGAAGTACGTCTCAATTCCACGACTGGAACTCCAGGGTGCAGTGATTGGAACCCGTCTTGCGAAGTCTATAGGAGAAACCCATCGTGTACCTGTGCAAAAAAGGTTCTTCTGGACCGATTCAAGGGACGTTCTCTGCTGGATACGTGCGGATCACAGACGATACAGCAAGTTTGTTGCTGCCAGGGttggagaaattttagaagatACCGAGCTATCAGAGTGGCTGTGGGTTCCAACAAAAACGAACGTAGCCGACGAAGGTACAAAATGGCAGAAAATACCTGATCTCTCGCCATCCAGCAGATGGTTTAGAGGACCGGAATTCATGTGGCAGCAGAAGAGTGCCTGGCCAGTTCAACCGTCCGTTCATGGTGAAACTACCACTGAAATGATAGCTACGATCAACGTCCATACCATTCGTGAACCAATTCTCAATTTCACCAATTATTCTAACTGGCGCAGGCTTCTCCGGATTATCGCATATGTACTCCGATTCATGAGAAACCTGCGAGCAAGATTACAGCAGAGAACACGATTTACCGGAATCCTCCAACAGACAGAGTTGATCGAAGCAGAACGATACATTTACCGTCAAGTTCAGCTGGATGCGTATAGCGAGGAAGTAGCTTTGCTGCGAAAGTCTAAGGAATCTGGAGGTAAGAAGACGGCTACAATTCCCAGAAGTAGTTCTCTTTACAAGCTCTCGCCGTATCTTGATGACCACGGAGTGCTTCGCATGCAAGGACGAGCAGCTGGTTGCCAGTTCGTCGATCACGACGCTGTCCACACCATTATTCTGCCAAGGGAACATCCGATAACCTCGCTAATCATACGGTTCACCCACGAACGCTATCACCACCTCAACCATGAAACGATTGTCAACGAACTACGTCAGATATATCGGATCCCGAAACTACGAAGTTTATGCAACAAAGTACGAAGACTGTGCCAATACTGCAAAAACATTCGAGCTCAACCGCAACCACCCGCAATGGCTGATCTTCCGCTGGCTCGTCTTGCAGCTTATTCTCGTCCATTCTCTTACGCTGGAATCGATTACTTCGGTCCAATTCAAGTCGTTGTGGGTAGGCGGATCGAGaaaaggtggggcgtattgatAACATGCCTGGTGGTACGTGCCATTCACATTGAAATCGCACACTCCCTCACCACAAGTTCGTGTATCATGGCTCTGCGAAACTTTATGTGCAGGCGAGGAACACCCTTAGAACTGTTTAGTGACAGGGGAACGAACTTCATCGGTGCGAATCGCGAGCTGACTGAAGCGCTACAATCTCTTGATCAAGATCAACTGATGCAGGAGTTGATCACTACGCATACGAAGTGGACCTTTCTACCGCCGAGTAGTCCGCACATGGGTGGTAGTTGGGAGAGACTGGTGCAAtccgttaaaaaaaatcctaaaacatATGCAGCTCCCGAGAACACCAACCGACGAAGTCCTTCGAAACAGCCTTCTAGAGGTGGAAAATGTTATAAACTCGCGCCCCCTCACCTACGTTCCCATTGA